The DNA sequence TCGCATCCATTGCGGGCGCAGGTGCAGCTGCGGCCGGCACGACTGGTTTTATTGTGGCTTTGGCTTCTTCGGATTTTGGCTCAGCAGACGCTGACGGAGTTGGTTGCGGCGAAACCACCGCTGGCAGATTACTAACGATGGTTATCGCAATGTCATTGCTAACCGACTTTGGTTTGCTATCCAAGACCCGAGGCAAAACAATAATTGCAATTAAAACCAATACCGCAGCGCCAATGAGGCGATGACGGGCACGTTGATGCTCAGGATCCTCAGTTAACACAGGATCATCGGCCGATGCACGCGAACTACGACTATTCAGTTTGGCGTCCGCACGCGATCGCGTCGACGAAGCACGCAACCCATCATCGGGTTGGGAATCGCGCTTAAAAAGCTGGGATAGACGAATCATGGATTAGTGCGCCTGGTTGTTTCGATAAGCC is a window from the Polynucleobacter difficilis genome containing:
- a CDS encoding SPOR domain-containing protein — its product is MIRLSQLFKRDSQPDDGLRASSTRSRADAKLNSRSSRASADDPVLTEDPEHQRARHRLIGAAVLVLIAIIVLPRVLDSKPKSVSNDIAITIVSNLPAVVSPQPTPSASAEPKSEEAKATIKPVVPAAAAPAPAMDAKESSKATPSAPAKAVAPSSADKTMGLAAGEEIVVAAKSATPDTASAAASSTGKFVIQIGAFASEERANGWIAKLKEQKIPNYVLNRTGADGSKLLALRAGPFSDKETAEAAEKKIKAMGLTPRIVEVGKQ